In the genome of Deltaproteobacteria bacterium, the window AGGTTGCCTACAGCATATAAACCTGTAGGATGAAATTGAATATATTCTGGGTCTTCTATAGGTATTCCTGCTCTCACAGCCATTGTCCAACCGTCACCGGTATTTAAATGGTTGTTGGTACTGGTGCGATACATTCTTCCATTTCCACCTGTGCCAAAAATCGTTGCCTTACCAAAGAAGATATGAAATCCACCGTTTATCATATCCCAGGTTAAAACGCCCATTACTCTTCCAGAATCCTCATTTCTTATGAGCTGCAAGGCAAAAAATTCATTATAATAATGTACATAAGGAGCTACATCCTCATGCAGCGTCCTTTCAAAAAGGCAGTGCAACATTGCATGACCCGACCTATCTGCAACAGCACAGGACCTGTGAGCAATCTCCTCGCCAAAATTTCTCATCTGGCCGCCGAAAGCACGCTGATAAATCTTGCCATTTTCTATTCGAGAGAAGGGCATTCCCCAATGGTCCAACTCGTAGATGAGCGACGGCGCTTTTTTCGTGAAAGCTTCTATAACATCCTGGTCACCTACATAATCACTACCTTTTACCGTGTCATACATGTGCCAGATCCAGTAGTCCTCATCCATATTCGCAATAGCAGCATTGATGCCGCCCTGAGCAGAAACAGTGTGCGAACGAGTAGGAAAAATCTCAGAAATGACTGATGTTTCCAACTTCGCCATGCCTGTCTGCACAGCAGCAGCCAATCCTGCTCCACCTGCTCCTACAACCACCACATCTGATTCGTGTAACTCTACTTTAAACTCTGCCATAAAACCCTCCTTTTTAAGGAACAATAGCTATAAATGCAACCCAAAAATAAATAATACCTGTCACACCAAACACAAGCTTCAAAGTTGTTCTCCAGCCAGCTGTTCTTATATAATCATCAAGTATATAGAAAACGCCATTCATACCATGATAAACGAGGAACAAAGAAAATAGCACATAAAACGCCTTCTTAAACATTGCATGCATCAAAAACCACATCATTGCCGAGGGCCACAAACCGCTCCAATGATTAATAAACATATGAAAAATAAGTATAAGGATAAGACACAAACCTGTAATTCTCTGGGCAAACCAGGAAAAATCTCCCGCCTTTGCGCTACCTGTATACCTATCTATATATCCTCTCATGTATTCTGCCATCTTTTAACCTCCCTTAAACAGAAAATGTTGCAATAGCACCAATTATAAACAGGATAATAGCGATTACCCAGAAAACCCATATATTGGAGTTATAATTTTCTCTTTCTGCACCATGAGCAAAATTGACAATCACGATCCTTAACCCATTCATTGAATGATAACACAAGAGAGCCCACACAACCAAAGTTACCACTTTGCTTGTGTCCATAAAACCTACGAAGTGAAACAAAACATATAAAACCAAAAGCAATCCTGTAATACGGTGCAGCAACCATGCAATCCAACCCTGATGCCATTTATAAGTTACACTGCCTTCCAACCATTTCTTCTCAGCATTTGCATACTTCATAATACCTCCTTTCTATTGATTTATTGCCTTCAAGGGTGAGATTATTCACCCCTAAAAGCAATAAATCACATTTAAAGCTATTTCAGTAAACCTAACTCATCTACTCTATCACACACTTCTTTTACATGATCTGCGGATTCTTTCAGGAGGGCCTTTTCTTCAGTTGATAGGTCAAACTCTATAATTTCTTCTACGCCATCTTTGCCCAATTTTACAGGTACGCCTACCGGCAGATCATTTATGCCGTACTCACCATGTAGGAAAGCATGACAAGCAATAACCGCTTTCTGATCTCTCAAAATAGATTCTGTCATCCAAGAGACACCTGCTGCTGGTGCCCAATAGGCACTTGTTCCCAGCAATTTTACAATTTCACCACCGCCACCCTTCGTTCTTTCTATGATTCCTTCTAATGCGTTTTTCTCAACACTTTTACTTACAGGAACACCATAGACAGAAGAGTAATCTCTTAAAGGCACCATATCATCACCATGGCTGCCCAGTGTCATTGCCCAAACATCCTTTACAGATACCTTTTTCTCCATAGCCAGGAAAGCCATAAATCTTGCTGAATCCAATGCTCCTGCCTGTCCCACCAGACGGTTATCCGGAAATCCTGTTACCTTTTTTGCAGCATAAATCATGGCATCTAAAGGATTAGCCAAAATAATAAAAATACAATCTGGCGCATATTTTTTCACATTTTCGGCTACCACCTTCATAATCGGTATGTTTTTCCCTAAAAGATCATCTCTGCTCATGCCAGGTTTTCTAGGGAAGCCAGCAGTCATAATCACAATATCCGAACCCTTGATGGATTCATAGACATCACCTTTTGACGAACCGATAATTTTTGTGTCATAACCAAGGATAGGTCCTGCTTCCATCATATCCAGCGCTTTTCCCTCTGGAAAGTTTTCAATAATATCGGTCATTACCACTTCATCGGCAATTCCCTTCATTGCCATAATAAAAGCAGCAGACTCTCCAACATGCCCTGCACCAATTATACTTACCTTGCGGATTCCTAACATTTCACACCCCCTGACAAAATAAAATTAAACTTCAACTTCACTTCTCCGCCTTCAGGCAGAATTCT includes:
- a CDS encoding succinate dehydrogenase, which encodes MKYANAEKKWLEGSVTYKWHQGWIAWLLHRITGLLLVLYVLFHFVGFMDTSKVVTLVVWALLCYHSMNGLRIVIVNFAHGAERENYNSNIWVFWVIAIILFIIGAIATFSV
- the mdh gene encoding malate dehydrogenase, with product MLGIRKVSIIGAGHVGESAAFIMAMKGIADEVVMTDIIENFPEGKALDMMEAGPILGYDTKIIGSSKGDVYESIKGSDIVIMTAGFPRKPGMSRDDLLGKNIPIMKVVAENVKKYAPDCIFIILANPLDAMIYAAKKVTGFPDNRLVGQAGALDSARFMAFLAMEKKVSVKDVWAMTLGSHGDDMVPLRDYSSVYGVPVSKSVEKNALEGIIERTKGGGGEIVKLLGTSAYWAPAAGVSWMTESILRDQKAVIACHAFLHGEYGINDLPVGVPVKLGKDGVEEIIEFDLSTEEKALLKESADHVKEVCDRVDELGLLK